The nucleotide sequence CCTCAACCAAAAAGAAGGTAGCGTCGCAGACTTCATAGTTGCTCATAGTCCATCGGCACCGATTGCCCTGCTGCAATTTCTTGCTTCGCTTTCCGGGCTGCCGCAACTAGATTACCCTGTGTTCGTTGAAATGAGGCATCCCAACGCTTTTCATCTTCTAAATCCGCAATGTAGTCTCGGATGTGTTCTACAACTTTTTCCTGCAACTCATCGGGCAAGGATTCGACCATCTTCACGATCGTGGCAATAGCAGCAGCAGACATAGATTCCTCAAGAATAATAGTTTGCCACTTCTATTTTACAATCTGGCATTCACCAGCCATGATGAGGTTAGACCATGATCCCGGTTCTCTGGTTCTGATTCAACACTTGCTGTTCAACAACTTGAACTCAGAGGCTACCAAAACCCTTGAACGAAGCAGTAGAACAATTTATTGTACAGAGTATTTCTGTAGATCCATCCGTATTGGGTGAATCAACGAATGCTTTGCTGTGTATCCACCCCAGATAGGCTGGATCTACAGTAGAACTGCTGTGTATCTGCCTTGATTGGGGTGGATCTACAGCAAAGCTCAGCATATTTTTCATACTTCTATGTCGGGGAAATAAATTCAAGCTATTTCCGAGCCTGAGCACCATGGCCCTCAAAGACTCAATGGAACAGCCCGGAAGGCCCGATCGTTCCCCCTCGCAATGCCCTCCCAGACCCATGCGCTGCTGGCTGCAAAAGCCCGATCGTCCTCAACACCGATCGCATGCCGCCTGCAACAGCACGCCTGCATCGGGTGCGGGGAAATGGGAGCACGATCGCACTCTTCCCCACAGTCGATAGTAATGCAATGGATGACGCTGCATTCAAACTGTCAGTCAATGCATTTGAATGTGCTCTATGAACAATGCTTCAAGCATAGAGCACATTCAAATGTGCGGTTCATGCATTCGAATATGCTCTATAGACAATGCTTCGATCATCGAAAACATTCGAATGTGAAGTGCATGCATTCGAAGGCGATCGCTCGACAATCCCGCTGCAAAGCGTACAATTCATCGAGAGCATCCCAGTTTTGCAAGGTTGCCCACCCAAGGGGAAGCCGCTGCGCGTCTACATCCCCCAGCCCCTTCTCCCAAAGAGGGAGAAGGGGAGCCAGATTCAAAGTCCCTCTCTCGTTCTGGGAGAGGGATTTAGGGAGAGGGCTACAAAAGTGGGATGCACTCCAATTCATCATGGACACTTTGCCATCTCAAGGAGCAAGACTCACCCTGAAACTTGCAACACTGAAAGGCATCCACAACGATCGTTCAGGCCATTAAACAGCCAGAAATCTCTGAATCACTTCATTGCTTAGTTCACGGGTTGGGCCTGATGCTACGATGCCGCCCTTCTGCATGGCATAGTACCAGTCGGCCTGGCGGACAAAGTGAAGATGCTGTTCCACCAGTAGGACGGAGACACCCGTGGTTTCGACAATCCGCCGCACGGCAGCTTCGATCTCCAGAATGATCGAGGGCTGAATTCCTTCCGTGGGTTCATCCAGCACCAGTAAGCGGGGTTGACCCATGAGGGCGCGGGCGATCGCCAGTTGCTGCTGTTGTCCGCCGCTCAGATCACCGCCCATGCGGGATAGCATCGTCTTCAACACTGGAAACAATTCGAAGATCTCTTCCGGAATCTGCTGGGTTTTGGACCGTTTGGTCAGAGCTTCCAGGCCCAGGATCAAATTTTCCTTGACCGTGAGCCGGGGAATGACATCCCGGCCCTGGGGCACATAGCCAATTCCCAGACGCGCCCGTTGGTCAGGGGTTTTGCGATTGATCTCCTGTCCGGCCAGACAAACTGTTCCCAAGCGGGGAGAGAGCAGACCCATGACAGTCTTTAAGAGGGTCGTTTTGCCAACCCCATTGCGACCGATCAGGCAAACCATCTTGCCTGGTAGAACGTTCATGTCTACGTTCCGCAAAATATGACTTTCGCCATAATACACATTCAAATTATTGATCTGCAGGAGCGGCATCGGCGGGTCTGAGATCGCGGGGGGCATCAGGGAATCATTCACGTGAACCATAATCTTTCCTAAGAGTTATTTTCCCATTACTTTAATGACTGGCTTCGGCTTCCAATCGACTGACCGCTTCACCAGGCAAATCCAACAGGGTCAACAGGGTCTGGTAAGCAGAGGATTCTGACTCATTCACCAAAGCTCCATTGCCAGCACGGCTACTGGCACGAATCACCTGATAAGCCAGTTTCAAAACCATCTCCCGTTCCGCCACCGTCTGCAATTGTGGGACCAGATCCTCAATGGAAGCACTTTGCAGGAGATAATCCCGTAACTCATGCTGCAACTGCTCTTGCTCATCCCGATCGTGGGCAAACTGGTAACTGAGGTGCTGGAGCAGCAGGGTTTCTTCTTCAGGAGCCAGATCGCCATCCGCCCAGGCCATAGCTGCGACAATATGCAGGATCTTCATCTGCTGGGCCGAAATTGAGGATTGTTGACCCAGATATACTTCAATCACCCTGGGGTCATTCTGGACCTCATCCATACTGCCTTCACAGAGCACAGATCCCTGATGCAAGACGGTGACCTTGCGGGCAATCTGGCGAACAAATTCCATGTCATGTTCAATTACCATGATGGAATGGCTCTCCGCCAAGGCCAGCAGCAGTTCTCCCACCTGTTCAGTTTCTTCATCGGTCAGACCGGCGACTGGCTCATCCACCAGCAGGAGATCGGGAGACTGGGCCACCAGCATGCCAATTTCTAGCCGTTGTTTTTCCCCATGGGAGAGTAGCTCCGCCGGAATATCTGCCTTGAGGGATAGGCCGATCGTCTCCAACAGACCAGATACCGTGCGCCGTTCTCCAGCGGACGATCGACCGAACAGGGCGGCAAAGACGTTCTTCTCACGGGCACAGGAGAGTTCCAGGTTTTCCCGAGGCGTCAGCTTCAGATACACTCTGGGAGTCTGAAACTTGCGGCCAATCCCCATACGGGCAATCTGATGTTCCGAGTAAGCCCGCAGATTACGCCCTTTGAACAGAACCTGCCCTGTGGAGGGCTTGGTCTTGCCCGTGATTACATCCATGAAGGTGGTTTTACCAGCCCCATTCGGTCCAATCACGACGCGCAGTTCTCCCACATCCATGTTGAAACTGAGGTTATTGATGGCCTTAAAGCCATCAAAACTAACTGTCAGATTCTCGATTTCCAAGATTTTTCCGCTCATACTCCACTTCCGGATCAGTTTCAAGGCTGGGATAAGTAATCAGGGCTGGCCGACGGCCCAAGAGCGATCGCAGCAAGAGGATACCATCGGTTCGCATCCAACCCAGTAACCCACTGGGCAGTACCGTCACAACCAGCAAGAACAGGGCTCCCTGGAAAAACAGCCAGAAAGCTGGAAACTGTTCGCTCAGCAGGGTTTTAGCAAAGTTGACAACCAGGGCACCCAAAATTGCCCCCAGCAGTGAACCCCGTCCACCGACAGCGACCCAGATCACCATCTCGATCGAGAAGGCCACATCCATCGCTTTGGGGGTAATGATCCCCGATTGAACCGTGTACAGGGCTCCCGAAATTCCAGCCAGAGCTGCGGAAACGGCAAACACAAACACCTTGTACCAGGTTGGGTTATAGCCGGAGAAGCGCACCCTGGGCTCGTCATCCCGAATGGCGACCAGCATCCGGCCCATGCGTCCACTGGTGAGCCAGCGACAGAGGGCATAGGCTCCCATCAGGAAAAGAATGCTGAGGGCATAGAACATCGTCTGAATCTTCGGATCACTCACCTGGATCCCAAACAGCAGCGAAGTATCCGTCTTCAGGCCATTGGTTCCGTTAATCAGCTTCTGCTGCCCATTGAAAAAGTTGAAGAATACGATCAGAGCCGCCTGGGTCAGGATGGAGAAATAAACACCGCGAATCCGATTACGGAAAACCAGATAGCCAATCAACCCGGCCACGATCGTCGGAACCACTACGATCGCCACCAGGGTGAAAGGAAAGGAGTAAAACGGCTGCCAGAACAGGGGCAATTGATTCACTCCGTATAGGGTGAAGAACTCTGGGATCTGACCAGTCGGAAGCTGGAGTTGCAGATACATGGCCAGGGCATAGCCCCCCAGGGCGAAGAAAATGCCATGCCCCAAGCTCAGAAGCCCGGTATAGCCCCAAATCAAATCAATACCCAGAGCCACGATCGCCAGGGACATATACCGTCCCAACTGGTTGACCCGCACCGTCTGACCTATCCCATTCAAAATCGGCGGAATCACCAGTAGGAGCACCAGGGCAAGGGCAATGACAATCCCTGCTTCTAGCAGCAGATATCGCTTTTTTCGGCCCCCCAATGAGGCTGGGGCTTCGGTTTTGGGTTCTATCGTTTCTACCGTCATGAAAACCCCCTAAGCATCTACCGTGCGTCCCTTCTGCGGGAACAGACCGGCAGGGCGGAACTGAAGAAAGACCACAATCAGGGCGAAGACCAGAACCTTCGCCATACTGGAGGTGGCAAAGAAATCAAAAATAGCAGTGAGATCAGCACTGAAGCTGACCAGAGGCTTAAAGGCGTTAGAACTGATGACAAAATTAACCAGGCCAATGGCGGTAGCGGCAACGATGCTACCCACCAACTTGCCCACACCCCCCACGACGACCACCATAAATGTGTCTACGATGTAGGCCTGTCCT is from Leptolyngbya sp. 'hensonii' and encodes:
- the urtC gene encoding urea ABC transporter permease subunit UrtC encodes the protein MTVETIEPKTEAPASLGGRKKRYLLLEAGIVIALALVLLLVIPPILNGIGQTVRVNQLGRYMSLAIVALGIDLIWGYTGLLSLGHGIFFALGGYALAMYLQLQLPTGQIPEFFTLYGVNQLPLFWQPFYSFPFTLVAIVVVPTIVAGLIGYLVFRNRIRGVYFSILTQAALIVFFNFFNGQQKLINGTNGLKTDTSLLFGIQVSDPKIQTMFYALSILFLMGAYALCRWLTSGRMGRMLVAIRDDEPRVRFSGYNPTWYKVFVFAVSAALAGISGALYTVQSGIITPKAMDVAFSIEMVIWVAVGGRGSLLGAILGALVVNFAKTLLSEQFPAFWLFFQGALFLLVVTVLPSGLLGWMRTDGILLLRSLLGRRPALITYPSLETDPEVEYERKNLGNRESDS
- the urtE gene encoding urea ABC transporter ATP-binding subunit UrtE: MVHVNDSLMPPAISDPPMPLLQINNLNVYYGESHILRNVDMNVLPGKMVCLIGRNGVGKTTLLKTVMGLLSPRLGTVCLAGQEINRKTPDQRARLGIGYVPQGRDVIPRLTVKENLILGLEALTKRSKTQQIPEEIFELFPVLKTMLSRMGGDLSGGQQQQLAIARALMGQPRLLVLDEPTEGIQPSIILEIEAAVRRIVETTGVSVLLVEQHLHFVRQADWYYAMQKGGIVASGPTRELSNEVIQRFLAV
- the urtD gene encoding urea ABC transporter ATP-binding protein UrtD, yielding MSGKILEIENLTVSFDGFKAINNLSFNMDVGELRVVIGPNGAGKTTFMDVITGKTKPSTGQVLFKGRNLRAYSEHQIARMGIGRKFQTPRVYLKLTPRENLELSCAREKNVFAALFGRSSAGERRTVSGLLETIGLSLKADIPAELLSHGEKQRLEIGMLVAQSPDLLLVDEPVAGLTDEETEQVGELLLALAESHSIMVIEHDMEFVRQIARKVTVLHQGSVLCEGSMDEVQNDPRVIEVYLGQQSSISAQQMKILHIVAAMAWADGDLAPEEETLLLQHLSYQFAHDRDEQEQLQHELRDYLLQSASIEDLVPQLQTVAEREMVLKLAYQVIRASSRAGNGALVNESESSAYQTLLTLLDLPGEAVSRLEAEASH